A genomic segment from Desulfonatronum lacustre DSM 10312 encodes:
- a CDS encoding efflux RND transporter permease subunit, whose amino-acid sequence MNIAAWCIQNNRTSLVVFALLAFLGLSTYLSIPRLEDPEFTVRVALVITPFPGASPQRVEELVTDKLEERIREIAEVDYITSQSMSGLSIIEVNIQQRFKDLGPIWQNLRNKVADAAPDLPDGVLPSMVNDEFGDVFGILIALTGDGYTYREMKDAADHIRDQLLRLEDVGKVSLHGVQEERIFVEFSNARLAEFGFSPAHVLHLLRAQNAIQPSGVALVGTERIVIEPTGEFTSLDDLAQVTFRLPGRADNISLRDFATITRDYVDPPDPMARFNGQRTLIVAVSMAQGGKITDLGDRVQERLTELRANLPMGLDLDILLFQPDFVRTAIDDFMVNLFLAFVFVVGAMFVFTGLRTGIVAGLIIPMSILTCIALMPVFGVDLQRVSIASFIIALGLLVANGVVVSENILVRLNRGEDRLNAAVRSVRELWFPLLTSSLTTIFAFMPIPMAKSETGEYTTSLFIVVSLTLLLSWIFSLTMVPLLSYYFQKPRQRERQNGGQPFSGFWYRGFRALLLFCLRRRTLFLTFALLLTIGGTAAFSLVPAIFFPPNDREMFTIDFWQPFGTDIRSTADRLADLEAHLIDQPGVASLGAFIGDGGPRWDLAVNPEHPNPNYAFVIVNTKTLEDVGPLIRSTRVYLDDHFPDARHTVRRLELGPPVGAPIQIRVSGPDIGALYRLRDAISQAIAPIEGISAIYDDWGEWTKKMVVDVNQEQAKRAGLSTQDIALSLQTQISGLTATQFREGDNLVPVVLRAQESFREDLGNIEGLNVYAFEDGQSVPLLQLASTRLTWQPSDIRRRDQTRTMTVKVEISGRYAEDVLTEVQARIDRIVQGPEWPDHYFVEYGGEVEESTEANASVMAGVPLAMGLLALVLIVQFNSIRRFLIILLTIPPMMVGISVGLLLTREPFGFMAMLGMISLVGIIVNNAILILDRMDIERAEGKPEQELVVNAVLERLRAIFLTAVTTIMGLVPLAVLGGDMWRPMANVLIFGLAFSSLFTLVLCPVLYAAFFRVRFAKS is encoded by the coding sequence ATGAACATCGCCGCCTGGTGCATCCAAAACAACCGGACTTCCCTGGTCGTCTTCGCCCTCCTGGCCTTTCTCGGGCTGAGCACCTACCTGAGCATCCCTCGCCTGGAAGACCCCGAATTCACCGTGCGCGTCGCCCTGGTGATCACCCCCTTTCCCGGCGCATCGCCTCAGCGCGTGGAAGAACTGGTCACGGACAAGCTGGAGGAGCGCATCCGGGAAATCGCGGAGGTGGATTATATCACCTCCCAGTCCATGTCCGGCCTGTCCATCATTGAGGTGAACATCCAGCAGCGGTTCAAGGATCTGGGCCCGATCTGGCAGAACCTGCGCAACAAGGTGGCCGACGCGGCCCCGGACCTGCCTGACGGCGTTCTGCCGTCCATGGTCAACGACGAGTTCGGCGATGTGTTCGGTATTCTCATCGCCCTGACCGGAGACGGCTACACCTACCGGGAGATGAAGGACGCCGCGGACCATATCCGGGATCAGCTTCTGCGCCTGGAGGACGTGGGCAAGGTATCGCTGCACGGGGTCCAGGAAGAGCGCATCTTCGTGGAGTTTTCCAATGCCCGGCTGGCCGAGTTCGGCTTCAGCCCGGCCCATGTGCTCCACCTGCTCCGCGCCCAGAACGCCATTCAGCCCAGCGGCGTGGCCCTGGTGGGCACGGAACGGATCGTCATCGAGCCCACCGGCGAATTCACCTCCCTGGACGACCTGGCCCAGGTCACCTTTCGCTTACCAGGGCGAGCCGACAACATTTCCCTGCGGGATTTCGCCACCATCACCCGGGACTACGTGGACCCGCCCGATCCCATGGCCCGGTTCAACGGCCAGCGCACCCTGATCGTGGCCGTGAGCATGGCCCAGGGCGGCAAGATCACGGATCTGGGGGATAGGGTCCAGGAACGACTGACCGAGCTGCGGGCCAACCTGCCCATGGGCCTGGATCTGGATATCCTGCTTTTCCAGCCGGATTTCGTCCGCACGGCCATTGACGACTTCATGGTCAACCTGTTTTTGGCCTTCGTCTTCGTGGTCGGGGCCATGTTCGTATTCACGGGACTGCGCACCGGCATCGTGGCCGGGCTGATCATCCCTATGTCCATCCTGACCTGCATCGCCCTGATGCCCGTGTTCGGCGTGGACCTGCAACGGGTGTCCATCGCCTCGTTCATCATCGCCCTGGGTCTGCTGGTGGCCAACGGCGTGGTGGTCAGCGAAAACATTCTGGTCCGTTTGAACCGGGGCGAAGACCGCCTCAACGCGGCCGTCCGGTCGGTGCGCGAGCTCTGGTTTCCCCTGCTGACCTCCTCCCTGACCACGATCTTCGCCTTCATGCCCATCCCCATGGCCAAGTCCGAGACCGGCGAATACACCACGTCTCTGTTCATCGTGGTCAGCCTGACCCTGCTGCTGTCCTGGATATTCTCCCTGACCATGGTCCCCCTGCTCAGTTACTATTTCCAGAAACCACGCCAAAGGGAGCGCCAAAACGGTGGCCAGCCTTTTTCCGGGTTCTGGTATCGGGGATTCCGGGCTCTGCTGCTGTTCTGTCTGCGACGGCGGACGCTCTTTCTGACCTTCGCCCTGCTGCTGACCATCGGCGGGACCGCGGCCTTCAGCCTGGTGCCGGCCATCTTCTTCCCGCCCAATGACCGGGAAATGTTCACCATCGACTTCTGGCAGCCCTTTGGCACGGATATCCGCTCCACCGCGGACCGGTTGGCCGATCTGGAAGCCCACTTGATCGATCAACCCGGCGTGGCCTCCCTGGGCGCGTTCATCGGCGACGGCGGCCCGCGTTGGGACCTCGCCGTGAACCCGGAACACCCCAATCCCAACTACGCCTTCGTCATCGTGAACACCAAAACTCTGGAGGACGTCGGTCCGCTGATCCGGTCCACCAGGGTTTATCTGGACGATCACTTTCCAGACGCCCGGCATACGGTGCGTCGCCTGGAACTGGGCCCGCCCGTGGGCGCGCCGATCCAGATCCGCGTCTCCGGCCCGGATATTGGCGCCCTGTACCGGCTACGGGACGCAATCAGCCAGGCCATCGCTCCCATCGAGGGCATCAGTGCCATCTACGACGACTGGGGCGAATGGACCAAGAAAATGGTCGTGGACGTGAACCAGGAGCAGGCCAAACGCGCCGGGCTGAGCACCCAGGACATCGCCTTGTCCCTGCAAACCCAGATCTCCGGCCTCACGGCCACCCAGTTCCGGGAAGGCGACAACCTTGTGCCCGTGGTCCTGCGGGCCCAGGAGAGCTTTCGAGAGGATCTGGGCAACATCGAGGGGCTCAACGTCTATGCCTTTGAAGACGGCCAAAGCGTGCCTCTGCTCCAACTGGCCTCCACCAGGCTGACCTGGCAGCCCAGCGACATCCGTCGCAGGGACCAGACCCGGACCATGACCGTAAAGGTGGAGATCTCCGGGCGCTACGCCGAGGACGTCCTGACCGAGGTCCAGGCCCGGATAGACCGGATCGTCCAGGGGCCGGAATGGCCGGATCACTATTTCGTGGAGTACGGCGGAGAGGTGGAGGAAAGCACCGAGGCCAACGCCTCGGTCATGGCCGGGGTGCCTCTGGCCATGGGCCTGCTGGCCCTGGTGCTCATCGTGCAGTTCAACTCCATCCGCCGCTTTCTGATCATCCTGCTGACCATCCCGCCGATGATGGTCGGAATCAGCGTCGGCCTGCTGCTGACCCGGGAGCCCTTCGGGTTCATGGCCATGCTGGGCATGATCAGCCTGGTGGGGATCATCGTGAACAACGCCATCCTGATCCTGGACCGGATGGACATCGAACGGGCCGAGGGCAAGCCGGAACAGGAACTGGTGGTCAACGCGGTGCTGGAACGGCTGCGGGCCATCTTCCTCACCGCGGTCACCACGATCATGGGCCTGGTCCCCCTGGCCGTGCTGGGCGGCGACATGTGGCGGCCCATGGCCAACGTCCTGATCTTCGGCCTGGCCTTCTCCTCCCTGTTCACCCTGGTGCTCTGCCCGGTGCTCTACGCCGCGTTCTTCCGGGTGCGGTTCGCGAAGTCGTAG
- a CDS encoding efflux RND transporter periplasmic adaptor subunit encodes MLFLRPTIFLCVLLLFTGCAEPEPLYAPGPRPVKTMVVEPPQSQVVRSFSGMARASRDMALSFQVSGVLRELPVQIGQRIRAGELIARLDPTDFELKVMELEAQTVQARAAFTRAKADYERFQTLFEADSVSKSELDQVRAEFETAQAQLAAMGKSLELVRQQFSYTRLTAPMAGTISEVPVENHQTVSSGQPIVVLSTDDDLEFEVGLPDQLIHQVQPGEPAQVIFDVLPNQPYDATVSEVGITPGPVSTFPVKLRLAEPAPQVRPGMIGMARFTFSHANSRPFTLVPVEAVFGLPSGEQAVWLVDPESDTNSGTNSGTVHRQPVIAGRLLPGGLQILDGLLGGEIIVIRGVHRLEQGQKVRLPQNAS; translated from the coding sequence TTGCTTTTTCTCCGTCCAACAATCTTTCTTTGCGTCCTGCTTCTTTTTACCGGTTGCGCCGAACCCGAGCCACTTTACGCGCCGGGACCGCGGCCGGTGAAGACCATGGTCGTGGAGCCACCACAGAGCCAAGTCGTACGAAGCTTTTCCGGCATGGCCCGCGCCTCCCGGGACATGGCGCTCAGCTTTCAGGTCTCCGGCGTGCTGCGGGAACTGCCCGTCCAGATAGGCCAGCGGATCCGCGCCGGGGAGCTGATCGCCCGGCTGGACCCCACGGATTTTGAGCTGAAGGTCATGGAACTGGAAGCCCAGACCGTCCAGGCCCGGGCGGCCTTCACACGGGCCAAGGCGGATTACGAACGATTTCAGACATTGTTCGAAGCGGACAGCGTCAGCAAAAGCGAACTGGATCAGGTCCGGGCCGAATTTGAGACGGCTCAGGCCCAACTGGCCGCGATGGGCAAAAGTCTGGAACTGGTCCGCCAACAGTTCTCCTACACCAGGTTGACCGCGCCCATGGCCGGGACCATCTCCGAAGTGCCGGTGGAGAACCATCAGACCGTTTCCTCCGGACAGCCCATCGTCGTCCTCAGCACCGACGACGATCTGGAGTTCGAAGTCGGCCTGCCGGATCAACTGATCCACCAGGTTCAACCAGGCGAACCGGCCCAGGTGATCTTCGACGTGCTTCCGAACCAACCCTACGATGCCACGGTCAGCGAGGTCGGGATCACTCCAGGACCGGTGAGCACCTTTCCGGTCAAGCTGCGTCTGGCCGAGCCCGCGCCGCAAGTCCGTCCCGGCATGATCGGCATGGCCCGGTTCACCTTTTCCCACGCAAACTCCCGGCCTTTCACCCTGGTTCCCGTGGAAGCCGTCTTCGGCCTGCCCTCCGGGGAACAGGCCGTCTGGCTGGTGGATCCCGAATCCGACACCAACTCCGGCACCAACTCCGGCACCGTCCACCGCCAACCCGTCATCGCGGGCCGCCTGCTCCCCGGGGGGCTGCAAATCCTGGACGGCCTGCTCGGCGGCGAAATCATCGTCATCCGCGGCGTCCACCGCCTGGAACAAGGCCAAAAAGTCCGCCTCCCCCAAAACGCCTCCTGA